The following coding sequences are from one Shewanella putrefaciens window:
- a CDS encoding TMEM165/GDT1 family protein, whose protein sequence is MEALLASTFTVAIAEIGDKTQLLALLLAARFQNKTAIILGILLSTLFNHFAAAWVGQWAITWVNPDLARYLVAASFFAIALWVLIPDKVDAEESGFYKMGPFLATFILFFIAEMGDKTQIATVVLAAKYDALAMVVAGTTLGMLIANVPVVIAGHFSAEKLPMHWIHRGCAVLFALLGVATLLF, encoded by the coding sequence TTGGAAGCACTACTTGCCTCAACCTTTACGGTTGCTATCGCCGAAATTGGTGATAAAACTCAATTGCTTGCACTATTACTCGCCGCAAGATTTCAAAATAAAACCGCGATAATTTTAGGTATTTTGCTATCAACCTTGTTTAACCATTTTGCCGCAGCTTGGGTTGGTCAATGGGCCATCACTTGGGTAAACCCCGATCTTGCTCGCTATTTAGTTGCCGCCTCCTTCTTTGCCATTGCACTCTGGGTATTAATTCCTGACAAAGTGGACGCGGAGGAAAGTGGTTTTTATAAAATGGGGCCATTTTTAGCCACATTTATCTTATTTTTCATTGCAGAGATGGGAGATAAAACTCAGATAGCCACAGTGGTATTAGCCGCAAAATACGATGCCCTCGCCATGGTGGTTGCTGGTACAACTTTAGGCATGTTGATCGCCAATGTTCCTGTTGTGATTGCAGGGCACTTTAGCGCAGAAAAATTACCTATGCACTGGATCCATCGTGGCTGCGCTGTATTATTCGCTCTATTAGGCGTAGCAACACTGCTGTTTTAA
- a CDS encoding AraC family transcriptional regulator — protein sequence MQTVFHPQQLEQEPLADIFFNYEAFVPNTVTPKHQHSWGQLQLISGGIMELYAAGQRFLSPSQYAIWVPAEIEHESFTRRSIHYCSMNITAKRSQNLPLEPCLLALTPIAQSIVNDFRERQIKVVETLTDQRLVEVLLDQLTLAQVLPQFIPTATDKLLLPLLQALEADPANPKTFKTWASELHTTERTLARRCHEILGMSFTELRQRHKFIYSLQLLRQGLAIKEVALTLGYNQTSPYIVMFKKYAQCSPEQYRRRVG from the coding sequence ATGCAAACGGTTTTTCATCCGCAACAACTTGAGCAAGAGCCGCTTGCTGATATTTTCTTTAACTATGAAGCATTTGTGCCAAATACAGTCACACCTAAACATCAACATTCATGGGGGCAACTACAGTTAATTAGCGGAGGTATTATGGAGTTATATGCCGCAGGGCAACGATTTTTGTCCCCTTCGCAATATGCGATTTGGGTACCCGCGGAGATTGAGCATGAGAGTTTCACTCGCCGCAGTATCCACTATTGTTCGATGAATATCACGGCGAAAAGGTCACAAAACCTTCCACTTGAGCCTTGTCTTTTAGCTTTAACACCGATAGCTCAATCGATAGTCAATGACTTTCGTGAGCGGCAAATCAAAGTAGTAGAAACGCTAACCGATCAGCGCTTAGTTGAGGTCTTGCTCGATCAACTGACCTTAGCTCAAGTGTTACCGCAATTTATTCCTACGGCCACCGATAAGTTATTACTGCCACTCTTGCAGGCGCTTGAAGCCGATCCCGCAAACCCAAAGACTTTCAAAACTTGGGCGAGTGAGTTACATACCACTGAGCGCACCTTAGCTCGCCGCTGCCATGAGATTCTGGGCATGAGTTTTACTGAGCTAAGACAAAGGCATAAGTTTATCTATTCATTACAACTCTTGCGTCAGGGACTTGCGATCAAGGAGGTGGCGTTAACGCTCGGCTACAACCAAACTTCACCTTATATTGTGATGTTTAAAAAATATGCCCAGTGCTCACCTGAACAGTATCGCCGCCGCGTGGGTTAG
- a CDS encoding S46 family peptidase, whose translation MKKWLLTVAVAASFGAQADEGMWQPHQLPAMADELKAKGLEIDAKSISKLTEFPMNAVISLGGCTASFVSPKGLVVTNHHCAYGAIQYNSTPDKNLLQDGFLAKTFADELPATPGSRIYVTEDVTNVTERIKAGLESKVGNEFYQGVEQQEKALVAECEKEDGYRCQVYSFHGGLEYYLVKQLEIRDVRLVYNPAGSVGKYGGDVDNWMWPRHTGDFSFYRAYVSKAGKPAEFSADNVPYEPKSFLKVSAKGVSDGDFVMVAGYPGRTNRYRTANEVQNQFEWAYPQGKILRERFIEIIKDTAPEGSDERIKYESQIAGLANYAKNFTSMIEFYGKSTMLADRQAREAELAAWIAKDSSREAKYGKTLAELDTLIAKGNEHQERDMILSYIGNTTMVPTARDLYRLANEKQLPDMEREPGFQERDMTRFKASMERIDRRYAPSVDKAVLLDMLKRYAALPENKRLPALDKAFGIDSKFSEAKLAKTLDKMYAKTDLGNKDVRLAWMDKSVADFKASKDPFIQFAVAMYDTDMSEEKKEKELAGELMKVRPQYMDAIIAYNLEQGKPVYADANSSLRVTVGHVKGYAPKDGLVALPFTRLEGIVQKDTGIDPFDAPKKQLDLIKQKQYGDFYVKSIDSVPVNFLSTLDTTGGNSGSPTLNGRAELVGLLFDGVYESIIGDWAYDDNINRSIQVDSRYMLWVMKYLDHADNLLAEMEIVK comes from the coding sequence ATGAAAAAATGGTTACTTACAGTTGCCGTTGCCGCTAGTTTTGGCGCTCAAGCGGACGAAGGTATGTGGCAGCCCCACCAGTTACCCGCGATGGCCGATGAGCTAAAAGCAAAGGGATTAGAAATTGATGCCAAATCAATTTCTAAACTGACCGAATTCCCGATGAATGCCGTGATAAGCCTTGGCGGTTGCACAGCATCATTCGTATCGCCAAAGGGTTTGGTAGTCACGAATCATCACTGTGCCTATGGTGCGATTCAATATAATTCTACCCCTGACAAAAACCTGCTCCAAGATGGCTTTTTAGCTAAGACATTTGCCGATGAATTACCTGCAACCCCCGGTTCTCGCATTTATGTGACTGAAGATGTCACCAATGTGACCGAGCGTATTAAGGCAGGGCTTGAGTCCAAAGTAGGTAATGAGTTTTATCAAGGTGTTGAGCAACAAGAAAAAGCCTTAGTCGCTGAATGTGAAAAGGAAGATGGCTATCGCTGTCAGGTTTATAGCTTTCACGGTGGCCTCGAATATTATCTTGTCAAACAACTCGAAATTCGTGACGTGCGCTTAGTTTATAACCCAGCCGGAAGTGTGGGTAAATACGGCGGCGATGTCGATAACTGGATGTGGCCACGTCACACTGGCGATTTTTCTTTCTATCGTGCTTATGTCTCTAAAGCGGGAAAACCGGCGGAATTTAGCGCGGATAACGTGCCATATGAACCCAAAAGCTTCCTAAAAGTATCGGCTAAAGGCGTGAGTGATGGTGACTTTGTAATGGTCGCAGGTTACCCCGGCCGTACCAATAGATATCGCACCGCCAACGAAGTGCAAAATCAATTCGAGTGGGCTTATCCTCAAGGTAAGATCCTGCGCGAGCGCTTTATTGAGATCATTAAAGATACCGCCCCAGAGGGCAGTGACGAGCGTATCAAGTACGAAAGCCAAATTGCAGGCCTTGCCAATTACGCGAAAAATTTCACTTCTATGATTGAGTTTTACGGTAAATCGACCATGCTGGCCGACCGTCAAGCTCGCGAGGCTGAACTTGCAGCGTGGATAGCTAAAGACAGCAGTCGTGAAGCTAAATACGGCAAAACTTTAGCAGAGTTAGATACGCTAATTGCTAAAGGTAATGAGCATCAAGAGCGTGACATGATCTTAAGTTATATTGGCAATACGACTATGGTGCCTACGGCGCGTGATTTATACCGTTTAGCCAATGAGAAGCAACTGCCCGATATGGAACGTGAGCCTGGTTTCCAAGAGCGTGATATGACGCGCTTTAAAGCGAGTATGGAGCGAATCGATCGCCGTTATGCGCCAAGCGTTGATAAAGCCGTGTTGCTCGATATGCTTAAACGCTATGCCGCCCTTCCTGAGAACAAGCGCTTACCCGCACTGGATAAAGCCTTTGGTATCGACAGCAAATTCAGCGAAGCTAAGTTAGCTAAAACACTCGATAAAATGTACGCCAAAACCGATCTAGGCAACAAAGATGTACGTTTAGCATGGATGGATAAATCGGTTGCTGATTTTAAAGCGTCTAAAGATCCTTTTATTCAATTTGCCGTCGCTATGTATGACACCGATATGAGCGAGGAGAAGAAAGAAAAAGAATTAGCCGGTGAGCTGATGAAGGTGCGTCCGCAATATATGGATGCCATTATTGCCTACAACCTTGAGCAAGGTAAGCCTGTTTATGCCGATGCGAACTCAAGCCTACGTGTGACAGTGGGCCATGTGAAAGGTTATGCACCAAAAGATGGTTTAGTTGCACTGCCATTCACGCGTTTAGAGGGAATAGTGCAAAAAGACACTGGTATTGATCCCTTCGATGCCCCTAAAAAGCAGTTAGATCTGATCAAACAGAAGCAATACGGTGATTTCTATGTGAAATCAATTGATTCTGTACCAGTGAACTTTTTATCGACGCTCGATACTACTGGCGGTAACTCTGGCTCACCTACCTTAAACGGCCGCGCCGAATTAGTAGGCCTGCTGTTCGATGGCGTCTATGAAAGCATTATCGGTGACTGGGCCTATGACGATAATATCAACCGCTCAATCCAAGTTGATAGCCGTTATATGCTGTGGGTAATGAAGTATTTAGATCATGCTGACAATCTATTAGCCGAGATGGAAATTGTTAAGTAA
- a CDS encoding GreA/GreB family elongation factor yields MAYSFFGDIFQSFVLKTKSYYLQNSFNSSLRPTALAGIIAKLEYLKNDTSSNKITVGRQICLINLQDQQEYQVELVYPQKHKPSAGRFSVISDLGSSLLGRTKGELAQVNILGKPVLFMIKDVSCIVKKTSQSVQ; encoded by the coding sequence ATGGCTTATTCTTTTTTTGGCGACATTTTTCAGTCTTTTGTGCTAAAAACCAAGTCATACTATTTACAAAATAGCTTTAATTCCTCACTACGCCCAACGGCATTAGCAGGGATTATCGCTAAGCTCGAATACTTAAAGAATGATACTTCAAGTAATAAAATTACTGTAGGACGCCAGATTTGCTTGATTAATTTACAGGATCAACAGGAATACCAAGTAGAACTGGTCTACCCGCAAAAACACAAACCGAGTGCGGGTCGCTTCTCAGTCATATCAGACTTGGGATCTAGCCTACTTGGACGAACGAAAGGTGAACTGGCACAGGTTAATATTCTAGGTAAACCTGTACTTTTTATGATTAAGGATGTCAGTTGCATCGTAAAAAAAACAAGTCAATCTGTGCAGTAA
- a CDS encoding DMT family transporter translates to MLYLFPLLAVFIWAGNSIVNKLSFGTIDPEAIAFYRWFFAMLLLTPFMATSVWQKRQQITPLLPKLAALALLGMVLNQSLAYFAAATTTATNMALITSLVPMISLFLAVPLLKQKLSPMAFSGMLVSLFGLIFMLSHGNIVEIAIGITEGDLLLLFSAFVYALYGVLLKRWQLPLSTWESVYIQGIIAVIMLTPLLFCSPSMAITSQSAPLILYAAIAASLLAPWAWINGISKLGADRTSVFFNLMPILAAILAAIILNETLAVYHYIGGSMVIFGVMLVQIKPKPKVTPTLACPE, encoded by the coding sequence ATGTTGTATTTATTTCCTCTGCTAGCAGTATTCATTTGGGCTGGTAACTCTATCGTTAACAAACTTTCGTTTGGGACAATAGATCCAGAGGCAATCGCTTTTTACCGCTGGTTTTTTGCGATGCTATTATTAACACCCTTTATGGCGACGTCTGTATGGCAAAAACGCCAACAAATAACGCCCTTATTACCCAAGCTTGCTGCCTTGGCACTACTTGGTATGGTACTCAATCAGAGTTTGGCCTATTTTGCTGCGGCCACCACAACAGCTACCAATATGGCGTTAATTACCTCACTCGTACCTATGATTAGCCTGTTTTTAGCCGTGCCACTCCTAAAGCAAAAGCTCTCGCCAATGGCATTTAGTGGAATGTTAGTCTCATTGTTTGGATTAATTTTTATGCTCAGCCACGGCAATATCGTCGAGATTGCCATCGGAATAACCGAAGGGGATTTATTGCTGCTTTTTAGTGCCTTTGTTTATGCACTCTATGGTGTGTTACTTAAACGCTGGCAACTCCCATTATCAACTTGGGAATCGGTTTATATTCAAGGAATTATCGCGGTAATAATGCTAACACCGCTACTCTTTTGTAGTCCGAGTATGGCAATTACCAGCCAATCGGCACCACTGATACTTTACGCTGCTATCGCTGCCTCACTTTTAGCGCCATGGGCTTGGATCAATGGCATAAGTAAACTCGGTGCAGACCGTACTAGCGTATTTTTTAACTTAATGCCCATTTTGGCAGCCATACTTGCAGCTATCATCCTCAATGAAACTTTAGCTGTGTATCACTATATTGGCGGCTCTATGGTCATTTTTGGCGTCATGCTAGTGCAGATAAAACCTAAGCCTAAAGTCACCCCTACCCTAGCTTGTCCTGAATAA
- a CDS encoding 23S rRNA pseudouridine(2604) synthase RluF, with the protein MRLAKYLAQCGIGSRREACRLINAGRITLNGKIAKHTNLVQRDAQGLCLDSICLDAEPIVETEALAYWIFNKAVGTDCRLLEQDKTSLLHLLPKAPRLYPVGRLDKDSRGLLLLTNDGELTHKLMHPSFAHSKTCHVRLDKPFTDDFVEQMASGVRYKDLQTLPCQVRRLSLDSFEIVLTQGLNRQIRHMSKALGYRVIDLERVTIMALNLRELASGELPEGQMRPLTKSEIAELKAALAII; encoded by the coding sequence ATGCGCTTAGCAAAATACCTTGCCCAATGCGGCATTGGCTCTCGCCGTGAAGCCTGCCGTTTGATTAATGCTGGGCGTATTACACTTAATGGCAAGATAGCCAAACATACCAACCTAGTTCAACGCGATGCTCAAGGTCTATGCCTTGATAGCATTTGCTTAGATGCAGAGCCCATAGTTGAAACAGAAGCACTCGCTTATTGGATATTCAATAAAGCTGTCGGCACCGATTGCCGTTTGCTTGAACAAGATAAAACGAGCTTATTGCATCTGCTTCCCAAAGCGCCAAGACTCTACCCCGTCGGCAGGCTAGATAAGGACTCCCGCGGCCTGTTACTGTTAACTAACGATGGTGAGCTGACCCATAAACTGATGCACCCCAGCTTTGCCCACAGTAAAACCTGCCATGTGCGCCTCGATAAGCCATTCACTGATGATTTTGTAGAACAAATGGCAAGTGGAGTGCGTTATAAAGATCTGCAAACCCTGCCCTGCCAAGTACGCCGCCTCAGTTTGGACAGCTTTGAAATCGTGCTGACTCAAGGATTAAATCGACAAATTCGGCATATGTCCAAGGCACTCGGGTATCGCGTTATCGATCTTGAGCGCGTCACTATAATGGCGCTGAATTTACGCGAATTAGCATCTGGTGAGTTACCAGAAGGGCAAATGCGGCCACTGACAAAATCGGAAATTGCAGAGCTAAAAGCAGCACTGGCAATAATATAA
- a CDS encoding Na+/H+ antiporter NhaC family protein — MSHSAQTSSTNSPASFIALLPLFVFLGLFIGAGVYFQRQGVDFAFYQLPSVIAILPAIILALILSKQKLNQSIDTFISGIGHSNIIAMCLIYLLAGGFAAVAKATGGVDATVALGLSFIPSNLLLPGFFVIAAFIATAMGTSMGTIAAVAPIALGVADQAQIDYAIMAGAVMSGALFGDNLSIISDTTIAATRTQGCDMKDKFRENLIFAIPASLLTLIAFIFAGQGQAELATQDIDLIKVLPYLTILILAVAGLNVFVVLTLGILLAGVTGLLTMDYGLIQFGKDIYAGFSNMQEIFILSMLVGGLAALMQQQGGLAFVSKQIEKLITRFSKAQGEASCRAAELGMAGIVAVTNSCVANNTVSIVVTGDIAKDLAEKHGVSPKRAASVLDIFACIIQGLIPYGAQALLIASTFSITPLAAVSHAWYCMILAVVAVVIVIFRKRH; from the coding sequence TTGAGCCATTCAGCACAAACATCTTCAACAAATAGCCCTGCATCTTTTATTGCTTTGCTGCCACTATTTGTTTTTCTAGGTCTTTTTATTGGCGCAGGCGTCTATTTTCAACGTCAGGGCGTTGATTTTGCCTTCTATCAATTACCCAGTGTTATCGCCATTTTACCCGCCATCATTCTGGCGTTGATTTTATCAAAACAGAAATTAAATCAATCAATTGATACTTTTATTTCGGGCATTGGCCACAGCAATATCATTGCCATGTGTTTGATTTATCTTTTAGCAGGTGGCTTTGCCGCCGTGGCCAAAGCCACTGGCGGTGTCGATGCCACAGTCGCTTTGGGTTTATCCTTTATTCCATCAAACCTGTTATTACCCGGTTTCTTTGTGATTGCAGCCTTTATTGCCACCGCAATGGGCACCTCTATGGGAACCATTGCGGCCGTCGCCCCGATTGCATTGGGCGTTGCTGACCAAGCACAAATTGACTATGCCATCATGGCGGGTGCAGTCATGTCTGGTGCTTTATTTGGTGATAATTTATCGATTATTTCTGATACGACGATTGCCGCGACTCGCACCCAAGGCTGTGATATGAAAGATAAATTCCGCGAGAATTTAATTTTTGCAATCCCCGCATCCTTACTGACCTTAATCGCCTTTATCTTTGCAGGCCAAGGCCAAGCAGAGTTAGCAACACAAGATATCGATTTGATTAAAGTGCTTCCTTATCTGACCATTTTGATTTTAGCGGTCGCAGGATTAAATGTGTTTGTCGTCTTAACCCTTGGCATTTTACTCGCGGGAGTAACAGGCTTATTAACGATGGATTATGGCTTAATCCAGTTTGGTAAGGATATTTACGCAGGTTTTAGTAATATGCAGGAGATCTTTATCCTGTCTATGCTTGTGGGTGGTTTAGCGGCACTGATGCAACAACAAGGCGGCCTTGCCTTTGTGAGTAAACAAATTGAAAAGCTGATCACTCGTTTCTCTAAAGCACAGGGTGAAGCCTCATGCCGTGCTGCGGAACTGGGGATGGCAGGTATAGTCGCAGTGACTAACTCTTGTGTGGCTAACAACACGGTTTCTATCGTAGTGACGGGTGATATTGCCAAGGACTTAGCCGAAAAACATGGTGTCAGTCCAAAACGTGCAGCCAGTGTACTCGATATTTTTGCTTGTATTATCCAAGGGTTAATCCCCTATGGCGCTCAGGCGTTACTTATCGCATCGACATTTAGTATCACGCCGCTAGCAGCCGTTTCACACGCTTGGTACTGCATGATTTTAGCTGTAGTTGCCGTCGTTATTGTGATTTTCCGCAAACGACACTAA
- a CDS encoding YdeI/OmpD-associated family protein: MKSKISGGLVHELPVDLATTLTERDIINIWEELTPISRNEFICWIEDAKQEKTRTKRILRAVEELLEGKKRPCCWVGCIHRTDKKPSKWQQDVLIDKKPNKSSAK; this comes from the coding sequence ATGAAATCAAAAATTTCTGGAGGTCTTGTACACGAATTACCTGTTGATTTAGCTACAACGTTAACTGAAAGAGATATTATAAATATCTGGGAAGAGTTAACGCCAATCAGCCGTAACGAATTTATTTGCTGGATTGAAGACGCCAAACAAGAAAAAACTAGAACAAAGCGAATTCTTCGGGCAGTTGAAGAATTACTAGAAGGAAAAAAGCGGCCGTGTTGTTGGGTAGGATGTATTCATCGAACGGATAAAAAACCTAGTAAATGGCAACAGGATGTTTTAATAGATAAAAAGCCCAATAAATCAAGTGCAAAGTAA
- a CDS encoding amino acid permease has product MNLKILGSIAIVAGTAIGAGMLALPLATAALGIIPAILLLVVIWGISAYTSLLMLEINLRSGVGDNVHAITGKLLGKKGQIIQGASFLSLLFALTAAYLTGGSSLLVLKAQNMFGIVLDNQVAVLLFTLVLGGFAALGVAWVDKISRLLFSLMILLLVVVVLFLLPEVSLASMATGAIAESMTSSWMAAIPVVFTSFGFHVCIATLVLYLDGDVVSLRKVLLIGSTIPLACYVFWLLVTLGTVGGAEISGFNGSLPALVTALQEIAHTPWISKCISLFADLALITSFLGVTLSLYDFVAELTRAKNTVFGRIQTWLLTFVPPLLCALYVPEGFVAVLGFAAVPLVVMIVFLPIAMALRQRQPQALGYQVAGGSMALALAGLLGAVIIGAQLFVAL; this is encoded by the coding sequence GTGAATTTAAAAATACTCGGTTCAATTGCCATTGTTGCTGGTACGGCAATTGGCGCAGGCATGTTAGCTTTGCCTTTAGCTACTGCTGCTTTAGGGATTATTCCGGCAATTTTATTACTGGTGGTTATTTGGGGCATTTCCGCTTATACCTCGTTGTTAATGCTCGAAATCAATTTGCGCTCTGGTGTGGGTGACAATGTGCACGCCATTACGGGTAAGCTACTCGGTAAAAAGGGCCAGATTATCCAAGGTGCATCATTTTTAAGTTTATTGTTCGCACTAACAGCAGCTTATCTGACAGGGGGGTCATCCCTGTTAGTATTAAAAGCGCAAAATATGTTCGGTATAGTGCTGGATAACCAAGTTGCAGTACTGTTGTTTACATTGGTTCTCGGTGGATTTGCGGCGCTAGGTGTGGCTTGGGTTGATAAGATTTCACGCTTACTATTTTCTTTGATGATTTTATTGCTCGTGGTTGTGGTGCTGTTTTTATTACCCGAAGTGAGTCTTGCTAGTATGGCAACGGGGGCGATTGCGGAGTCTATGACCAGCAGTTGGATGGCGGCCATTCCTGTGGTATTCACCTCTTTTGGCTTCCATGTGTGTATTGCAACCTTAGTGCTCTACTTAGATGGGGATGTGGTTTCACTGCGCAAGGTGTTGTTAATCGGTTCGACAATTCCATTGGCTTGCTATGTGTTTTGGTTGTTGGTGACTTTAGGTACAGTGGGAGGCGCAGAGATTAGCGGTTTTAACGGATCGTTACCCGCCCTTGTCACCGCTTTGCAAGAAATTGCACACACGCCTTGGATAAGTAAATGTATTTCATTATTTGCTGATTTAGCCTTAATTACTTCTTTCCTTGGGGTAACCTTAAGTTTGTATGACTTTGTCGCCGAGCTGACCCGTGCCAAAAATACGGTCTTTGGCCGTATTCAAACTTGGTTATTAACTTTTGTGCCACCCTTATTGTGCGCGCTATATGTGCCCGAAGGTTTTGTGGCAGTACTGGGGTTTGCGGCCGTCCCTTTAGTTGTGATGATTGTCTTTTTGCCGATCGCTATGGCCCTTCGTCAGCGTCAACCTCAGGCATTAGGTTATCAAGTTGCTGGTGGTTCGATGGCATTGGCGTTAGCAGGCCTTTTAGGGGCAGTTATTATTGGTGCACAGCTATTTGTGGCGCTCTAA
- a CDS encoding DUF2474 domain-containing protein, with protein sequence MTTQTKSLAYRLGWLVLIWCTSVSCLFLVSMCIKILLTGAGLTT encoded by the coding sequence ATGACAACCCAAACGAAATCCCTCGCCTATCGACTCGGCTGGTTAGTGCTGATTTGGTGTACGAGCGTAAGCTGTCTGTTCCTCGTTTCTATGTGTATTAAGATTTTATTGACAGGAGCAGGACTGACAACTTGA
- a CDS encoding methyl-accepting chemotaxis protein, which translates to MFNSIRVKFSLMFIIMAVVLIVIAVTGAMQNRSTLKQMQEFSQLFNPAISAILNADRDLYQAQLSQEVLLQEELSAEKRKSEIDNWQENVDQARDRMGEFKQILKNHPQVLQSTNGFEAQFSLWHQASSEIINAVKNNDFEKAKQLHTTKANKEFKSLRSIYNAAGEAADDRVKELDLLASEQATTQTKVSITIASLVAIIALVLAYFGPKIIVNAIQDITDRINDIVDGDGNLTQRIPIKRQDEIGELATAFNQFVAQLQEMVIAIISQTKDVSQTVESLATKSTTTINISHEQEQFVDTIVTAVNEMSAAVREVASNALHTATEITKVNDQTIEGKNILAQSVNHIQQLSESVKNAVAVIEKLSVNSANIASVLDVIRSIAEQTNLLALNAAIEAARAGEQGRGFAVVADEVRTLASRTETSTQDIQRMIEELQRGVNDAVKSIESGATLTTSTVTLASQTQDALDEILNSTSKVSEMSTQTATATEEQTHVTEEINRNLTELSDKTRYCNLVIQETQQIVVNTKAICSNLQKEVARFKVA; encoded by the coding sequence ATGTTTAACAGTATTCGCGTTAAATTTTCCCTTATGTTTATCATTATGGCCGTGGTGCTCATTGTTATAGCCGTCACAGGAGCAATGCAAAATAGATCAACACTCAAGCAGATGCAGGAGTTTAGCCAATTGTTTAATCCTGCCATTTCAGCCATTTTGAATGCGGATCGCGATCTTTACCAAGCTCAACTCAGTCAAGAGGTTCTACTTCAAGAGGAATTAAGTGCTGAAAAACGTAAAAGTGAAATAGACAATTGGCAGGAAAATGTCGACCAAGCAAGGGATAGAATGGGTGAATTCAAACAAATTCTCAAAAACCACCCACAAGTACTGCAATCAACCAACGGCTTTGAAGCCCAATTCTCACTCTGGCATCAAGCCTCATCAGAGATCATTAATGCTGTTAAAAATAATGATTTTGAAAAGGCCAAACAGCTCCATACCACGAAAGCCAATAAAGAATTTAAATCATTAAGGAGTATTTATAATGCGGCAGGTGAGGCGGCAGATGATCGAGTCAAAGAACTCGATTTACTGGCCTCAGAGCAAGCGACAACGCAAACTAAAGTCTCCATTACCATTGCCTCTTTGGTCGCCATTATTGCCCTTGTACTCGCTTATTTCGGTCCGAAGATCATAGTGAACGCTATCCAAGATATTACCGATAGGATCAACGATATTGTTGATGGCGATGGTAACCTCACCCAAAGGATCCCCATCAAACGTCAGGATGAAATCGGTGAACTTGCCACTGCGTTTAACCAGTTTGTTGCTCAGCTACAAGAAATGGTTATCGCCATTATCAGCCAAACCAAAGATGTAAGCCAAACCGTTGAAAGCCTAGCGACTAAATCAACAACAACGATAAACATCAGCCATGAACAAGAGCAATTTGTTGATACCATTGTCACCGCCGTCAATGAAATGAGCGCCGCCGTAAGAGAAGTCGCCAGTAATGCACTGCATACTGCCACCGAGATCACTAAGGTCAATGATCAGACAATTGAAGGAAAAAATATCCTGGCGCAATCGGTTAATCATATTCAGCAACTTTCTGAATCCGTTAAAAATGCAGTCGCGGTTATTGAAAAACTGTCAGTCAACTCTGCAAATATCGCTTCCGTACTTGATGTTATCCGCTCTATTGCAGAACAAACCAACCTACTTGCGCTTAATGCAGCCATTGAAGCTGCTCGCGCTGGCGAACAAGGGCGTGGCTTTGCTGTCGTCGCCGATGAAGTACGGACGCTGGCGAGTCGCACTGAAACATCTACCCAAGATATTCAGCGCATGATTGAAGAGTTACAACGTGGGGTTAATGATGCGGTTAAAAGCATTGAATCGGGCGCGACGCTTACAACATCAACGGTGACGCTTGCCAGTCAAACGCAAGATGCCTTGGATGAAATCCTTAACTCCACCTCCAAAGTCAGTGAGATGTCCACTCAAACAGCCACCGCGACGGAAGAGCAAACTCATGTGACTGAAGAAATTAACCGCAACTTAACTGAATTATCTGATAAAACAAGATACTGTAACTTGGTGATCCAAGAAACTCAGCAAATTGTGGTTAACACTAAAGCCATTTGCAGCAATCTACAAAAAGAAGTGGCTCGATTTAAAGTGGCTTAA